Proteins from a genomic interval of Pseudanabaena yagii GIHE-NHR1:
- the cobO gene encoding cob(I)yrinic acid a,c-diamide adenosyltransferase yields MTELTAEQHRVKMQRRQEVQHQRIAERKLEKGLIIVNTGDGKGKTTAALGMVLRSLGHGYKVAIVQFIKGAWEPAEKKVFEMWQDQLVFKALGEGFTWETQDRDRDIAKTKEAWEVGLGYIKNPEYKLVLLDEVNIALKLGYLDVETVIAGLKEKPADSHVILTGRGAPAELIEVADLVTRMELVKHPFREQGVKAQAGIEF; encoded by the coding sequence ATGACTGAACTTACTGCCGAACAACATCGTGTTAAGATGCAACGCCGTCAAGAGGTACAGCATCAAAGGATTGCTGAACGTAAACTCGAAAAGGGGCTGATCATCGTCAATACAGGTGACGGTAAGGGAAAAACTACTGCGGCTTTAGGAATGGTGTTGCGATCGCTTGGTCATGGTTACAAAGTGGCGATCGTCCAGTTTATTAAAGGAGCATGGGAGCCTGCGGAAAAGAAAGTTTTTGAAATGTGGCAAGATCAACTGGTTTTTAAGGCTCTGGGTGAGGGCTTTACATGGGAAACTCAAGACCGCGATCGCGATATTGCCAAAACCAAGGAAGCATGGGAAGTGGGACTTGGCTACATCAAAAATCCTGAATATAAGTTGGTTTTACTGGATGAAGTAAATATTGCGCTCAAATTGGGCTATCTCGATGTGGAAACAGTGATTGCTGGTCTAAAAGAGAAACCTGCGGATTCCCATGTAATTCTGACTGGTCGTGGTGCACCTGCAGAACTGATCGAAGTTGCCGATTTGGTCACAAGAATGGAATTGGTCAAGCATCCCTTTAGAGAGCAGGGTGTCAAGGCTCAAGCAGGAATCGAGTTTTAG